One segment of Pyxidicoccus trucidator DNA contains the following:
- a CDS encoding NAD(P)-dependent alcohol dehydrogenase, translating to MSTTHAYAAAAAGKPLAPFSFEQREPGPHDVLIDILYCGVCHSDIHQARDEWGGSIFPMVPGHEIVGRVSKVGDKVTKLKVGDMAGVGCMVDSCRDCQPCRQDLEQFCEKHPAYTYNGTQMDRKTPTYGGYSTQLVITEHFAVKVPAGLDPAAAAPLLCAGITTYSPLRQWNCKKGDRVGVVGLGGLGHMAVKLAASMGAEVTVLSTSRSKEADARRLGAQGFEVTKEEGTFTKLAGRFDLIIDTISAPHDYNQYLKMLRPKGAMVLVGVPPEPTPVAAFALINGNKRLAGSSIGGIAETQEMLDYCAQHQIVSDIEIIPIQKINEAYERMLKSDVRYRFVIDMASLKNAAAR from the coding sequence ATGTCCACCACTCACGCCTACGCCGCCGCCGCCGCTGGAAAGCCACTGGCGCCGTTCTCGTTCGAGCAGCGCGAGCCCGGTCCCCATGACGTGCTCATCGACATCCTCTACTGCGGAGTCTGCCACTCCGACATCCACCAGGCCCGCGACGAGTGGGGCGGCTCCATCTTCCCCATGGTCCCCGGTCACGAAATCGTCGGCCGCGTCAGCAAGGTCGGCGACAAGGTCACGAAGCTCAAGGTGGGCGACATGGCCGGCGTCGGCTGCATGGTGGACTCGTGCCGGGACTGCCAGCCGTGCCGCCAGGACCTGGAGCAGTTCTGCGAGAAGCACCCTGCCTACACGTACAACGGCACGCAGATGGACCGGAAGACGCCGACCTACGGTGGCTACTCGACCCAGCTCGTCATCACCGAGCACTTCGCGGTGAAGGTCCCCGCGGGACTCGACCCCGCCGCCGCCGCGCCGCTGCTGTGCGCCGGCATCACCACCTACTCGCCGCTGCGCCAGTGGAACTGCAAGAAGGGTGACCGCGTGGGCGTCGTCGGCCTGGGCGGGCTGGGCCACATGGCGGTGAAGCTCGCCGCGTCCATGGGCGCCGAGGTGACGGTGCTCAGCACGTCGCGCTCGAAGGAGGCCGACGCGCGCCGGCTCGGCGCACAGGGCTTCGAGGTGACCAAGGAGGAAGGCACCTTCACGAAGCTGGCGGGCCGCTTCGACCTCATTATCGACACCATCTCCGCCCCGCACGACTACAACCAGTACCTGAAGATGCTGCGTCCCAAGGGAGCCATGGTGCTCGTCGGCGTCCCGCCCGAGCCGACCCCCGTGGCCGCCTTCGCGCTCATCAACGGGAACAAGCGGCTGGCCGGCTCCAGCATCGGCGGCATCGCCGAGACGCAGGAGATGCTCGACTACTGCGCCCAGCACCAGATCGTCTCCGACATCGAGATCATCCCCATCCAGAAGATCAACGAGGCCTACGAGCGCATGCTCAAGAGTGACGTGCGCTACCGCTTCGTCATCGACATGGCCTCGCTCAAGAACGCCGCCGCACGCTGA
- a CDS encoding heparan-alpha-glucosaminide N-acetyltransferase domain-containing protein — MTPSPSAPVSRDRVRAIDWLRGIAVLFMIQTHALALLTPELRKSLWVGRLLKVDGLVAPAFIFSAGFATALLMVRSAAGGVLRERVGRNLRRIGEVLVVATLVNWAWFPLLREPVWIFRMDILQCVGVCLLIVLPVAALLASRPRALAVVAFVLAMAVFAVAPLGELVQGPWATLTNKSSFAPFPLLPWLGFAWLGAFSGTVAGAWGRAGLARAMVALMALGFAGMMAGDFLYSLYPPHRFFVANPSNSAVRFAWVCTVLLGLMWLEGRVPAGAKASRTRRFIEVFGTSSLSAYFFHEMLLFYRLGGVFSFQRFWGDRSGWPQFWLLLAALIGLTFLLCIITDRVVRVVRPALARLVARARRAPQ; from the coding sequence GTGACGCCCTCCCCCTCCGCTCCCGTGTCCAGGGACCGTGTTCGCGCCATCGACTGGCTGCGCGGCATCGCGGTGCTGTTCATGATCCAGACCCACGCGCTCGCCCTGCTCACGCCGGAGCTGCGCAAGAGCCTGTGGGTGGGCCGCCTGCTGAAGGTGGACGGGCTGGTGGCCCCCGCGTTCATCTTCTCCGCGGGGTTCGCGACGGCGCTGCTGATGGTGCGCAGCGCGGCCGGCGGCGTCCTCCGCGAGCGCGTGGGCCGCAACCTCCGCCGCATCGGCGAGGTGCTTGTCGTCGCCACGCTGGTCAACTGGGCGTGGTTCCCCCTGCTCCGTGAGCCGGTGTGGATCTTCCGCATGGACATCCTCCAATGCGTCGGCGTGTGCCTGCTCATCGTGCTGCCGGTGGCCGCCCTGCTGGCCTCGCGCCCGCGCGCGCTGGCCGTGGTGGCGTTCGTCCTGGCCATGGCCGTCTTCGCCGTGGCCCCGCTGGGAGAGCTGGTGCAGGGGCCGTGGGCCACGCTGACGAACAAGTCCTCCTTCGCGCCGTTCCCGCTGCTGCCCTGGCTGGGCTTCGCGTGGCTCGGGGCCTTCTCGGGGACGGTGGCCGGCGCGTGGGGCCGGGCGGGGCTCGCGCGGGCGATGGTGGCGCTGATGGCCCTGGGCTTCGCGGGGATGATGGCCGGGGACTTCCTCTACAGCCTGTATCCGCCGCACCGATTCTTCGTCGCCAACCCCTCCAACTCGGCGGTGCGCTTCGCCTGGGTGTGCACCGTGCTGCTCGGGTTGATGTGGCTGGAGGGCCGCGTGCCCGCGGGCGCGAAGGCCTCACGGACCCGGCGCTTCATCGAGGTGTTCGGCACCTCGTCGCTCTCCGCGTACTTCTTCCACGAAATGCTGCTGTTCTACCGCCTCGGTGGCGTCTTCTCGTTCCAGCGCTTCTGGGGAGACCGCAGCGGCTGGCCGCAATTCTGGCTGCTGCTCGCCGCCCTCATCGGGCTCACGTTCCTGCTCTGCATCATCACGGACCGCGTGGTGCGCGTGGTGCGGCCCGCGCTCGCGCGGCTGGTGGCACGGGCGCGGCGTGCCCCTCAGTGA
- a CDS encoding carbohydrate binding domain-containing protein: MRTTLQRALTALLLTFSVATTLPASAQSVPGVQGPVPIGLPNRLLIGLFEEAGQNWMRDSGVPWDVRYRYFTKGWVDNWGWGPYDGSWGATFMQESFTQGYIAAPVFYQLFSEPGGGEGESLAKVQNATTMRSYFSDVRLLMQRAKEHGKPVLVLIEPDAFGLLQFQTNSNPNAYAAVAATGLPELANLPNTVAGWGQAFLQMRKAVGANNVILGIHVSAWASGKDISCCSVTDPLQPEVDKVVNFLKPMGLGPNTTGATYDVLVGDPLDRDADFYKLTRAQDVWWDMSDTASISSRSFNRYAEWLRLMNVTSGKRWVLWQIPLGNANHRNINNDGTARAGYRDNRTEYFFGALGDLHRRKFANSGVIALLFGAGAGGQSSYQNDQAGDGQPYVKSRAGTFLRAGGLTLPATGTTLPPPGSGTDGGTPGGTDAGTGSGDGGTSGTDAGTGGGVDAGTGGTDAGTRGDAGTGGTDAGTGGTDGGTGGSTRGYGFESSTEQWTASGAPLKTVSTSTTRAYEGKRSLAVPFSGTAGTGMAVVSTATVPRGATVTFRVWIPSGSRITAIQPFALEGAAGGWRYTGRWTGISSLKTNAWNTVTLTLPSASTTPLFQLGVELTTSGSWTGTVHLDGISW, encoded by the coding sequence ATGAGAACGACCCTCCAACGCGCCCTCACGGCGCTGCTGCTGACCTTCTCCGTCGCCACCACGCTCCCCGCCTCCGCCCAGTCAGTTCCCGGCGTGCAGGGGCCCGTGCCCATAGGACTTCCCAACCGACTGCTCATCGGGCTGTTCGAAGAGGCCGGGCAGAATTGGATGCGCGACAGCGGCGTGCCCTGGGACGTGCGCTACCGCTACTTCACCAAGGGCTGGGTGGATAACTGGGGCTGGGGCCCGTACGACGGCAGCTGGGGTGCGACCTTCATGCAGGAGTCGTTCACCCAGGGCTACATCGCGGCTCCCGTCTTCTACCAGCTCTTCTCCGAGCCCGGCGGTGGCGAGGGCGAGTCGCTCGCCAAGGTGCAGAACGCCACCACCATGCGCAGCTACTTCAGCGACGTGCGGTTGCTGATGCAGCGCGCGAAGGAGCACGGCAAGCCCGTGCTCGTGCTCATCGAGCCGGACGCGTTCGGTCTGCTCCAGTTCCAGACGAACTCCAACCCGAATGCCTACGCCGCGGTGGCGGCCACCGGCCTGCCCGAGCTGGCGAACCTGCCCAACACCGTGGCGGGCTGGGGCCAGGCGTTCCTCCAGATGCGCAAGGCCGTGGGCGCGAACAACGTCATCCTCGGCATCCACGTGTCCGCCTGGGCCAGCGGCAAGGACATCTCCTGCTGCTCGGTGACGGACCCGCTCCAGCCCGAGGTGGACAAGGTCGTCAACTTCCTCAAGCCCATGGGCCTGGGCCCCAACACCACGGGCGCCACCTACGACGTGCTGGTGGGTGACCCGCTCGACCGCGATGCGGACTTCTACAAGCTGACGCGCGCGCAGGACGTCTGGTGGGACATGAGCGACACCGCGTCCATCTCCTCACGGTCCTTCAACCGCTACGCGGAGTGGCTGCGGTTGATGAACGTGACCAGCGGCAAGCGCTGGGTGCTGTGGCAGATTCCGCTCGGCAACGCCAACCACCGCAACATCAACAACGACGGCACCGCGCGCGCGGGCTATCGCGACAACCGGACGGAGTACTTCTTCGGGGCGCTGGGTGATTTGCACCGGAGGAAGTTCGCCAACTCGGGCGTCATCGCGCTCCTCTTTGGTGCCGGCGCTGGCGGGCAGAGCTCGTACCAGAATGACCAGGCGGGTGACGGCCAGCCGTACGTGAAGAGCCGTGCGGGGACCTTCCTGCGCGCGGGTGGACTGACGCTCCCCGCTACGGGCACCACGCTGCCCCCACCGGGCTCCGGGACGGATGGTGGCACGCCGGGTGGGACGGATGCGGGCACGGGCTCGGGGGATGGTGGTACCAGCGGCACCGATGCCGGTACGGGTGGCGGCGTTGATGCGGGCACGGGTGGCACCGACGCGGGCACTCGCGGTGATGCGGGAACGGGTGGCACCGATGCGGGCACGGGCGGAACCGACGGAGGGACTGGCGGCTCGACGCGTGGCTATGGCTTCGAGTCCAGCACCGAGCAGTGGACCGCTTCGGGCGCTCCGCTCAAGACTGTGAGCACCTCCACGACGCGGGCCTACGAGGGGAAGCGCTCGCTCGCGGTTCCCTTCAGCGGCACGGCGGGCACGGGCATGGCGGTGGTCTCCACCGCGACAGTCCCTCGCGGTGCGACGGTGACATTCCGCGTGTGGATTCCCTCGGGCAGCCGCATCACCGCCATCCAGCCCTTTGCCCTCGAAGGGGCGGCGGGTGGCTGGCGCTACACGGGCCGGTGGACTGGCATCAGCAGCCTCAAGACCAATGCCTGGAACACGGTGACACTGACCCTGCCGTCCGCGAGCACGACGCCGCTGTTCCAGTTGGGCGTGGAGCTCACCACCAGCGGAAGCTGGACGGGCACCGTCCATCTCGACGGCATCTCCTGGTAG
- a CDS encoding DHH family phosphoesterase, protein MLLGHTQDPLWPAPEEALEDARLFLREQRGRRVLVAPHTDVDGLTSGVLALRALEAVGARPLARVPGKGEHAHSPAFQERLRAGAHDALVVLDMGSRGAPIVPELPTLVVDHHRSEEFPPGAQVLTANGREPIANSSLLTYVLVSPLVVPGPLEWLAVMGTVADLGATAPMPFLKDALKRAGRKAVTESVALLNAARRSSRFAAPLALEVLLRAGSAADISEGRVPGVDVLHDCRLEVQREVARCARTPPRFAGNVALLLFSSEAQVHPLVAVRWAQRLPEHIVIAANAGYLPGRVNFAMRSRAPVDLIAFLKGLDLPPMGEEFANGHARATGGSLSQEDFIRFADAAGFRGLRTFDVERRGAFPG, encoded by the coding sequence ATGCTGCTGGGACACACGCAGGACCCGCTCTGGCCCGCGCCCGAAGAGGCCCTCGAGGATGCCCGCCTCTTCCTGCGCGAGCAGCGGGGCCGGCGCGTGCTGGTGGCGCCGCACACGGACGTGGATGGCCTCACCTCGGGTGTGCTGGCGCTGCGCGCCCTGGAGGCGGTAGGCGCCCGCCCGCTGGCACGCGTGCCCGGCAAGGGAGAGCACGCCCACTCGCCGGCCTTCCAGGAGCGACTGCGCGCCGGCGCTCACGACGCGCTGGTGGTGCTCGACATGGGCAGCCGGGGGGCGCCCATCGTTCCCGAATTGCCGACGCTCGTGGTGGACCACCACCGCTCCGAGGAGTTCCCGCCTGGCGCCCAGGTGCTCACGGCGAACGGGCGTGAGCCCATCGCCAACAGCAGCCTGCTGACGTACGTGCTGGTGTCTCCGCTGGTGGTGCCCGGGCCGCTGGAGTGGCTGGCGGTGATGGGGACGGTGGCGGACCTGGGCGCGACGGCGCCGATGCCGTTCCTCAAGGACGCGCTCAAGCGCGCGGGACGCAAGGCGGTGACGGAGTCGGTGGCGCTGCTGAACGCGGCACGGCGCTCGTCGCGGTTCGCCGCCCCGCTGGCGCTGGAGGTGCTGCTGCGCGCCGGGAGCGCGGCGGACATCTCCGAAGGGCGCGTGCCCGGCGTGGACGTGCTGCACGACTGCCGCCTGGAGGTGCAGCGCGAGGTGGCCCGGTGCGCCAGGACTCCGCCGCGCTTCGCCGGCAACGTGGCGCTGCTGCTGTTCAGCTCCGAGGCGCAGGTGCACCCGCTGGTGGCGGTGCGCTGGGCGCAGCGGCTGCCCGAGCACATCGTCATCGCCGCCAACGCGGGCTACCTGCCGGGCCGGGTGAACTTCGCCATGCGCAGCCGGGCCCCGGTGGACCTGATTGCCTTCCTCAAGGGCCTGGACCTGCCCCCCATGGGCGAGGAGTTCGCCAACGGCCACGCGCGCGCCACGGGAGGCAGCCTGTCCCAGGAGGACTTCATCCGCTTCGCCGACGCGGCGGGCTTCCGGGGGCTGCGCACCTTCGACGTGGAGCGCCGGGGCGCGTTCCCCGGCTGA
- a CDS encoding DUF3105 domain-containing protein, which yields MPRPLIVPSLLALLSLSACDSSSTPDPDTQGCEQFDFPQSPQTEARHLSSCSNSACGSGATESENPPSSGLHCGSVARCGVYTEPVSRCLYIHNLEHGHAVFLYNCPDGCPDEVAKLEAAASSVPAGANGVRRSLVAQDPLMPNRVAALLWRRAYVTDSADPEALRCLLKLQDTEAPEPGLSCPGS from the coding sequence ATGCCACGTCCGCTCATCGTCCCCTCACTCCTCGCCCTCCTCTCGCTCAGCGCCTGCGACTCCAGCTCCACGCCGGACCCGGACACCCAGGGCTGCGAGCAGTTCGACTTCCCGCAGTCGCCCCAGACCGAGGCCCGCCACCTCTCCTCGTGCAGCAACAGCGCCTGTGGCTCCGGGGCGACCGAGTCGGAGAACCCACCGAGCTCCGGCCTGCACTGCGGCAGCGTGGCCCGCTGTGGCGTGTACACCGAGCCCGTCTCGCGCTGCCTCTACATCCACAACCTGGAGCACGGGCACGCGGTGTTCCTCTACAACTGCCCCGACGGCTGCCCGGACGAGGTGGCGAAGCTCGAAGCGGCGGCGAGCTCCGTGCCGGCGGGCGCCAACGGGGTGCGCCGGTCGCTGGTGGCGCAGGACCCGCTCATGCCCAACCGCGTGGCCGCGCTGCTCTGGCGCCGCGCGTACGTGACGGACTCCGCGGACCCCGAGGCGCTGCGGTGCCTGCTGAAGCTTCAGGACACCGAGGCCCCCGAGCCGGGGCTGTCGTGCCCTGGCTCCTGA
- a CDS encoding LysR family transcriptional regulator: MANTPLNALNAFLSVARRRSFTAAAVELGISASALSQSVRQLEERLGVALLTRTSRSVALTEAGRRLLENAGPGVDQALEALKTASAQPGEVTGKVRLTVPSISVPFIIKPVLPRLLARHPKVEVDVTVENRFVDIVAEGFDAGIRLSESIERDMVQVRLYGACRFVVVASPAYLERRGTPETPKDLLSHDCIGIRSTTTGGLYHWELDRGKQSWRIPVHGPIVSNDGAVIREMAEAGMGLAYLFEPQLEAELRRGSLRVVLEPYAGLVQGLFLYFPSRAQVSPALRAFVDVAREVAAERRQDASVDRPKRR; the protein is encoded by the coding sequence ATGGCCAATACCCCCCTGAATGCCCTGAATGCGTTCCTCTCGGTGGCTCGCCGACGCAGCTTCACGGCGGCGGCCGTCGAGCTGGGCATCTCGGCTTCCGCGCTCAGCCAGTCCGTCCGCCAGTTGGAGGAGCGCCTGGGCGTTGCCCTGCTCACCCGCACCTCGCGCAGCGTGGCGTTGACGGAGGCGGGACGCCGGCTGCTGGAGAACGCCGGGCCGGGGGTGGACCAGGCGCTCGAGGCGCTGAAGACGGCCTCGGCGCAGCCGGGGGAGGTGACGGGCAAGGTGCGGCTGACGGTGCCGTCCATCTCCGTGCCGTTCATCATCAAGCCCGTGCTGCCTCGGTTGCTCGCGCGGCACCCGAAGGTGGAGGTGGACGTCACCGTCGAAAACCGGTTCGTGGACATCGTGGCGGAGGGGTTCGACGCCGGCATCCGGCTGTCGGAGTCCATCGAACGCGACATGGTGCAGGTCCGCCTGTACGGGGCGTGCCGGTTCGTCGTGGTGGCCTCTCCCGCGTACCTCGAACGGAGGGGGACGCCGGAGACGCCGAAGGATTTGCTGTCGCACGACTGCATCGGTATCCGCTCGACGACGACCGGCGGGCTCTATCACTGGGAGCTGGATCGCGGGAAGCAGAGCTGGCGCATCCCGGTGCACGGGCCGATTGTCAGCAACGACGGGGCGGTGATTCGCGAGATGGCCGAGGCGGGGATGGGGCTCGCGTATCTCTTCGAGCCGCAGCTGGAGGCTGAGCTGCGCCGCGGCTCCCTGCGTGTGGTCCTCGAACCCTACGCGGGCCTGGTGCAGGGGCTCTTCCTCTACTTCCCCAGCAGGGCCCAGGTCTCGCCCGCGTTGAGGGCCTTCGTGGACGTGGCGCGGGAAGTCGCGGCGGAGCGGCGACAGGACGCGTCGGTGGACCGTCCGAAAAGGCGCTGA
- a CDS encoding M2 family metallopeptidase: MTRKPFLHPLLRTALVAVALPAFLGCAQDSQATRETSAAGESAPQASAQASTPAQATPDEAKQFAEKVNADLKRLWTKQATAEWIKNTYITDDTERNAAYVNEEVLGYVNGAIKGARRFDGLQLDADTARMLHLLKVSQSLPAPSDAQKRAELAATAAKLEGLYGKGKYCGKDGKGKCRDLGELSDVIADSRNYDELLDAWQGWHQVSRPMRPLYQRLVSISNEGAKDIGVDDLGTLWRSAYDMPPAEFEKEAQRLWGQVKPLYDELHCYVRGRLAKQYGEAKVPAGKPIPAHLLGNMWAQEWNNIYPLVEPFPGQASLDVNAELKKQGYDPMRMVKLGEKFFTSLGLKELPQTFFERSQFTKPKDREVVCHASAWDVTYENDLRIKMCIKPTEEDLITIHHELGHNYYYTYYYNLPVLYQAGANDGFHEAIGDALTLSITPAYLQQVGLLKSVPKNDKNLINLQLKDALEKVAFLPFGLLVDQWRWEVFSGRVQPADYNKSWWTLREKYQGVAAPVARTEEDFDPGAKYHVPANVPYTRYFLARILQFQFHKSMCEAAGYKGPLHECSIYGNKEAGKRLQAMLEMGASKPWPDALQAMTGTRQMDATPLLDYFSPLRTWLQAQNKGQKCGW, from the coding sequence ATGACCCGGAAACCCTTCCTACACCCCCTGCTGCGCACGGCCCTCGTGGCCGTGGCGCTGCCCGCCTTCCTGGGCTGTGCCCAGGACTCGCAAGCGACGCGTGAGACCTCGGCCGCTGGCGAGTCCGCGCCCCAGGCCAGCGCCCAGGCGTCCACTCCCGCCCAGGCCACGCCGGACGAGGCGAAGCAGTTCGCCGAGAAGGTGAACGCGGACCTCAAGCGGCTGTGGACGAAGCAGGCCACCGCCGAGTGGATCAAGAACACGTACATCACCGACGACACCGAGCGGAACGCCGCCTACGTCAACGAGGAGGTGCTCGGCTACGTCAACGGCGCCATCAAGGGTGCGCGCCGCTTCGACGGCTTGCAGCTCGACGCGGACACCGCGCGCATGCTGCACCTGCTCAAGGTGTCCCAGTCCCTGCCTGCCCCGTCGGACGCGCAGAAGCGCGCCGAGCTGGCCGCCACGGCGGCGAAGCTCGAGGGCCTCTACGGCAAGGGCAAGTACTGCGGCAAGGACGGCAAGGGGAAGTGCAGGGATCTCGGCGAGCTGTCGGACGTCATCGCGGACAGCCGCAACTACGACGAGCTGCTGGACGCGTGGCAGGGCTGGCACCAGGTGTCGCGCCCCATGCGCCCGCTGTACCAGCGCCTCGTCTCCATCTCCAACGAGGGCGCGAAGGACATCGGCGTCGACGACCTGGGCACGCTCTGGCGCTCGGCGTACGACATGCCGCCCGCCGAGTTCGAGAAGGAGGCCCAGCGCCTCTGGGGCCAGGTGAAGCCCCTGTACGACGAGCTGCACTGCTACGTGCGCGGTCGCCTGGCGAAGCAGTACGGCGAGGCGAAGGTGCCCGCCGGCAAGCCCATTCCCGCGCACCTGCTCGGCAACATGTGGGCGCAGGAGTGGAACAATATCTACCCGCTGGTGGAGCCCTTCCCCGGCCAGGCCAGCCTGGACGTGAACGCCGAGCTGAAGAAGCAGGGCTACGACCCCATGCGCATGGTGAAGCTGGGTGAGAAGTTCTTCACCTCGCTGGGCCTCAAGGAGCTGCCGCAGACCTTCTTCGAGCGCTCGCAGTTCACCAAGCCGAAGGATCGCGAGGTCGTCTGCCACGCCAGCGCGTGGGACGTCACCTACGAGAACGACCTGCGCATCAAGATGTGCATCAAGCCCACCGAGGAGGACCTCATCACCATCCACCACGAGCTGGGCCACAACTACTACTACACGTACTACTACAACCTGCCCGTGCTCTATCAGGCCGGCGCCAACGACGGCTTCCACGAGGCCATCGGCGACGCGCTCACGCTGAGCATCACCCCCGCGTACCTCCAGCAGGTGGGCCTGCTGAAGTCCGTGCCGAAGAACGACAAGAACCTCATCAACCTCCAGCTCAAGGACGCGCTGGAGAAGGTGGCCTTCCTGCCCTTCGGCCTGCTGGTGGACCAGTGGCGCTGGGAGGTCTTCTCCGGCCGCGTGCAGCCGGCGGACTACAACAAGTCCTGGTGGACGCTGCGCGAGAAGTACCAGGGCGTGGCCGCGCCGGTGGCGCGCACCGAGGAGGACTTCGACCCGGGCGCCAAGTACCACGTGCCCGCCAACGTCCCGTACACGCGCTACTTCCTCGCCCGCATCCTCCAGTTCCAGTTCCACAAGTCCATGTGCGAGGCCGCCGGCTACAAGGGCCCGCTCCACGAGTGCTCCATCTATGGGAACAAGGAGGCCGGCAAGCGCCTCCAGGCCATGCTGGAGATGGGCGCCAGCAAGCCGTGGCCGGACGCGCTCCAGGCCATGACGGGCACCCGGCAGATGGATGCCACCCCGCTGCTCGACTACTTCAGCCCGCTGCGCACCTGGCTCCAGGCGCAGAACAAGGGCCAGAAGTGCGGTTGGTAG
- a CDS encoding cold-shock protein: MAIGTVKWFNDAKGFGFITQDGGGDDVFCHHTAINMDGFRTLQEGQKVEFEVAKGPKGLQAQNVRAA; encoded by the coding sequence ATGGCTATTGGTACCGTGAAGTGGTTCAACGATGCGAAGGGCTTCGGCTTCATCACCCAGGACGGCGGTGGCGATGACGTGTTCTGCCACCACACCGCCATCAACATGGATGGCTTCCGCACCCTGCAGGAAGGCCAGAAGGTGGAGTTCGAGGTCGCCAAGGGCCCCAAGGGTCTGCAGGCGCAGAACGTCCGCGCGGCCTGA
- a CDS encoding VOC family protein has translation MQTERPFRILGVQQIAIGGADKGPLRKLWVDLLGLTPHGTYRSERENVDEDIVVAGAGPFKVEVDLMQPINPEGKPRVHETPLNHVGLWVDDLPGAVKWLESQGLRFAPGGIRKGAAGFDICFVHPKGNDQFPFSGEGVLIELVQAPPEVIAAFEQLSAGNH, from the coding sequence ATGCAGACCGAGAGACCGTTCCGCATCCTGGGAGTGCAGCAGATTGCCATCGGCGGGGCCGACAAGGGCCCGCTGCGCAAGCTCTGGGTGGACCTGTTGGGGCTGACGCCCCACGGCACCTACCGCAGCGAGCGTGAAAACGTGGACGAGGACATCGTCGTCGCGGGCGCGGGCCCCTTCAAGGTGGAGGTGGACCTGATGCAGCCCATCAACCCCGAGGGGAAGCCCCGGGTCCACGAGACACCGCTCAACCATGTGGGCCTATGGGTGGACGACCTGCCCGGGGCCGTGAAGTGGCTGGAGTCGCAGGGCCTGCGCTTCGCCCCGGGGGGCATCCGCAAGGGCGCCGCCGGCTTCGACATCTGCTTCGTGCACCCCAAGGGGAACGACCAGTTCCCGTTCAGTGGCGAGGGCGTGCTCATCGAACTGGTGCAGGCCCCCCCGGAGGTCATCGCCGCGTTCGAGCAACTGTCGGCTGGCAATCACTGA
- a CDS encoding metallophosphoesterase: protein MRLLSFVASLVVAGALSACGENLTAEAPELASTGSALDCAALSAPVYHRIRVSTGDSLYTLNANEAANAATTYGYTDDRGVAFRAATTTGTGLSPVYRIYSPSRGEHFWTIDAAEKQNLVSTGGFTTDEGIGFYASTTADTCLVPVYRYSNTTLRKHRFATTQAERDSLSAAGWVDEGIKLYAAPTTAQPVDTKFTFVVIPDTQNEVVSSSTLIDHRMQWLVDNRAALDLRFVTQTGDMMNWDTPDHIQYVRASNALKKLDDAGIPYALAIGNHDTAATCPGGSACPGNVNANLRNTTTFNTYFPVSRFKALAGVYETGKCDNAYHTFTAGGLSWLVINLELWARTGVVDWVRTVLAAHPRHNVIVITHSHQTSSGGIEQSNGGYGNNSPQYVYDNALKLYPNVRFIFSGHVGSSAYRETTGTQGNKIYQLLTTYHDSSTNPTRLIEIDTAANTFSTRVYSPYTNAEKTDGSKFTISNVSWVR, encoded by the coding sequence TTGAGGCTCCTGAGCTTCGTTGCATCCCTGGTAGTGGCAGGCGCGCTTTCCGCCTGCGGCGAGAACCTGACGGCCGAGGCCCCCGAGCTCGCCTCCACCGGGTCCGCGCTGGACTGCGCCGCCCTGAGTGCCCCCGTGTATCACCGCATCAGGGTGAGCACGGGCGACAGCCTCTACACGCTCAACGCGAACGAGGCTGCCAACGCCGCCACGACGTACGGCTACACCGATGACCGGGGCGTGGCCTTCCGCGCCGCCACCACCACGGGCACCGGCCTGTCCCCCGTCTACCGCATCTACAGCCCGAGCCGGGGCGAGCACTTCTGGACCATCGACGCGGCGGAGAAGCAGAACCTCGTCAGCACGGGGGGCTTCACCACCGACGAGGGCATCGGCTTCTACGCCTCGACGACGGCGGACACGTGCCTGGTCCCCGTGTACCGCTACTCCAACACGACGCTCCGGAAGCACCGCTTCGCCACCACCCAGGCCGAGCGCGACAGCCTGAGCGCCGCCGGGTGGGTCGACGAGGGCATCAAGCTCTACGCCGCGCCCACCACCGCCCAGCCTGTCGACACGAAGTTCACCTTCGTCGTCATCCCGGACACGCAGAACGAGGTGGTCAGCAGCTCCACCCTCATCGACCACCGCATGCAGTGGCTCGTCGACAACCGGGCCGCGCTCGACCTCCGCTTCGTCACCCAGACGGGCGACATGATGAACTGGGACACGCCCGACCACATCCAGTACGTGCGCGCCAGCAATGCCCTCAAGAAGCTGGACGACGCCGGCATTCCCTACGCGCTCGCCATTGGCAACCATGACACCGCGGCCACCTGCCCGGGCGGCAGCGCCTGCCCCGGCAACGTGAATGCCAACCTGCGCAACACCACCACGTTCAACACGTACTTCCCGGTGTCGCGGTTCAAGGCGCTCGCGGGCGTGTACGAGACGGGCAAGTGCGACAATGCCTATCACACGTTCACCGCGGGCGGCCTGAGCTGGCTCGTGATCAACCTGGAGCTGTGGGCCCGCACGGGAGTGGTCGACTGGGTGCGGACGGTCCTCGCGGCCCACCCCCGCCACAACGTCATCGTCATCACCCACTCGCACCAGACCAGCAGCGGCGGCATCGAGCAGAGCAACGGCGGCTATGGCAACAACAGCCCCCAGTACGTGTACGACAACGCGCTCAAGCTGTACCCCAACGTGCGGTTCATCTTCTCCGGCCACGTGGGCAGCTCGGCCTACCGTGAGACCACCGGCACCCAGGGCAACAAGATCTACCAGCTCCTCACCACGTACCATGACAGCTCGACGAACCCGACGCGGCTGATCGAGATCGACACCGCCGCCAACACCTTCTCCACGCGCGTGTACTCGCCCTACACGAACGCGGAGAAGACGGACGGCTCGAAGTTCACCATCAGCAACGTCTCCTGGGTTCGCTAG